GTTTTTTATTAAGTAATATTTTTCACTAAACTTTTATTCTATCATCAGGGACGAAAGGGTCAGAAAGGAAATTTTTACAATCAATTCATAAACCCATATCAATGTTATAATTTGTTAAAACAGAGGAGGAGTCGATCGTGGGTCTTAGATTTCGTAAGAGTTTTAAAATTGCTCCAGGCGTCCGGATGAATGTGAGTTCGAAAAGTGTCGGTTTCAGTTCGGGTGTCAAGGGGCTCCGCTACAGCGTGAATTCGCGGACGGGAAGCCGGGTCACGGCAAGTATTCCGGGTACGGGCCTATCCTATAGCACTTCCGGCGGACGCAGCAGAAGGACGCCTGCATATAATCGCCAGAGGGAGATTGCAGCACGTCAGCGCGAGCAGGAAAAGTTGGATCAAATTGAGGCTGCAAGTCTGGCAGTGGAAGCCTATGAAAATACCATTGAGCGCATCCATTCCATCCATAAGGAAGCGGATGACCCAGTCAATTGGATCAAAGTAAGAAGTTCCTCTCCGCCATATGAAAAGGATCATGGTGAGATGGGGCCAAATGAAAAAAGTGCGGTGGAGAAGTTCAAAAACTATAAGCCTAGTTTTATCGGGAAACTTTTCAAACAAGAGGATAAAGAACGCAGGAAATTAGAAGAGGCTATTGAAGCAGCACGAGCAGAAGATGACGAAGACTATCGTTCCTGGGAGCGTGACCGTCTTATTGCGACGAAAATAATCGAAGGCGATATTGATGCCTATTTTGAAGTGATCAATGAATTCGCTCCGCTTGATGATCTTCTGGAATTCGGAAGCGGGTTTGAGTTTTTTGCGGAAGACCCGAAAACGATGGAGATTGAGTTCGAGGTCAACAGCGCCAGCGTGGTGCCAAAGGAACAGCTTTCCTTGACGAAAACCGGGAAGCTCTCCACGAAGGCCATGACGAAAACGAGATACTTCGATATCCAGCAGGACTATGTCTGCAGCTGTATATTGCGGATCGCCAGAGATTTGTTTGCCCTCCTGCCGCTTAATACTGTATACATCCATGCACTGGATAAACGAGTGAATACGGCAACGGGATACGAGGAAGAAGCCGTCATCCTTTCCGTGAAAATCGAGAGAAAGACATTGAACAAGCTAAATTTCGATGGAATTGACTGTTCAGATTCCATGCAGAATTTTGAACATAACATGAAGTTCAAGAAGACAGCTGGGTTTGATAAAGTGGAAAAATTAGAGGTTTCCAGTTAAGAAGCCAATATCTATAACCCAATCGATATGGTAAAATATTCATTAAAAAGGGGAGGGGTATAGATGATTGAACTTCGTCCGATGACACCTGAACAATATGAAAAATACCTTGAAAAAGCAATCCAAAAGTATGCACAGGAAAAAACAGCCTCAGGGAATTGGAAAGCAGAGGAAGCGCTGCAAAAATCGACTGATGAATACCAAAGATTATTGCCGGATGGGGTGCAGACAGAAAATAATTATTTGTACAGCGCCTATGACGGTGATCTTAATACCGGAATCATCTGGATCGCAAAAAAGGAACAAGCGGCTTACATATATGACGTGTATATTTTCGACGAGTACCAAGGTAAAGGATACGGGAAGGCCGTCATGAGTGAAATTGAAACCAAGGCAAAAGAACTTGGCATCAATAAGATGCGGCTTCACGTTTTCGGCCACAATACAAGGGCAAGGGGATTGTACGAAAAAATCGGCTACCAGCCTACGAATATCAACATGGAAAAGAAACTATAAATAGATAGAGTAATGATAAGGGGAGAGGGTCTCATGCTGGTTGTCACGACTGAAAAAATAGAAGGTTATGAAATCAAGGAAGTGAAGGGTGCCTGCTACGGACTTGTGGTGAGAAGCCGTGGCTTTGCCGGCCAGGTGACCGCTTCATTAAGGTCGCTTGTCGGCGGTGAAATCAAGGAATATACACAGCTGCTTGAAGATGCAAGGAAACAGGCACTTGACCGCATGACGAAAAACGCGCATGCCATGGGTGCGAACGCAATCATCATGTTCCGCTTCGATTCCGGTGAAATTGGCCAGAATATGAGCGAAATCGTGGCCTATGGAACGGCGGTTGTAGCAGAAAAGTCAGATCAGCAATGACCTGGATTCTCTATTACATCCTGTTTCAATTGGTGGTCATCCTGCTTTTTTGGTTCATTTCCAAAAAGAAAGACGGTCGTTATAAGCAAACAAAAGGAAAGCCATTGGATGGATTCGAGCCGACCAAGGAAGTCTCCATTGATCCCGTTACAGGCAGAAAATCAAGAGTCTATATGCACCCGGAAACCGGTGAAAGAGTATATATTGAAGAATAAAAGAGGAGCCTCCCGATTTAGTGGGAGGCTCCGATTTTGTATTTATTCCAATTCATTGAACATCGCGCTGAGCAAATACTTTCTTTGCCACATTCAATGCATTGAGGACTCTTGGGAATCCTGTGTATGGAATCAGTTGAATGATGCTTTCCACGATTTCTTTCGGCGTCAATCCTGCCGTCAATCCTGTATTGATATGAAGTTCAAGCTGAGGCTCCGTTCCTTGAGTGACAAGGGATGAAATGGTAACGAGCGCTCTTCTTTCGTTGGAAAGTCCAGAGCGGAAGTAAATATCCCCATAGGCAAACTCGATGATGTATTTGGCCACATCCGGTGCGATGTCCTGTAATGCTTCGGAAATTTTTAAGTGTGTAGAAATATCTTTGTTATCTGTCAGTGTATATTCCATTAATTTATCCAAACCGTGCTGATAGCGTTGTTCACTCATGTCAATTCCTCCTGAAATGAAATTAGCTTACAGGAGTCATGATAGACCTATTTAAACTATTCGTAAAATACATATTTTTTATAAAAAGTATTCATTTTAGGAATAAGTCTATTTTTCGTATAAGGATGAAATGACGTCAATGAACGCCTTTGATGCATGGGAAACATAGCGTCCTTTTTTCAAAATCAGCCCAAGCTTCCATGGAATCGATGGGTCCACAATCGGGACGGCCTTGATAACCTCGGGGTCTACTTTTTTCGAAATGGAGTAAGGAAGGATGGATACACCTAAGTTTTCCCCGATCATGCCACTGATGAAGTCCCACTGTGAACTTTCATAGCCGATGTTTGGCTGGAATCCGGCTTTCGCACATTCATTGATGATCCAGTGATGGAGGGCAAAATCCTCGCTGAACAAAATGAACGTCTCTTCTTGAAGTTCTCGCATCCTCACTTGCTTTTTCTTAGCCAAAGGATGGTCTTTATGGACGAAAAGCATAAGTTCTTCCTTTACGAATGGAACGATATCGAATGCCTCTTTATCGATGGGGAGGACCACGACGCCGATATCAATCAATCCGTCCTTTACTTCTTCTTCTACTTTGTTCGCCCCGTGTTCAATCAGCTTGATCGCAATATCTGGATAAAGATCTTGAAACTCTTTTATAATCCTCGGGAAAAACAAAAATCCGATAAGGGGAGGGATTCCGATTTTGATCCTTCCTTTTTTCAACTGCATCAGATCATTTAAATTCATGCTTAAATGATCGAGCGACTCCAAAATGATCTGCCCCTGTTCAAACACGATTTCCCCAGCCTCTGTCAGTTCGATCTGCCTCGCCGAACGGTCGATCAAATCCATCTCCAGTTCATCTTCCAGGCTCTTAACCATTTTGCTCAATGTCGGCTGGGTAAGATGAAGGACTTGCGAAGCTTTCGTAAAACTGCGGCTTCTGGCTACTTCGAGAAAATAAGTCAATTGTCGTATATCCATATAAGGCTCACCTCCTAATTCCGATAACTTTTTTGAATGATACATATAACTTTAATTCATTTTATTTATTTTTACAAAAGGAGTAAAATTTCATCTGTTGTTTCTTATATAACTGTCCGTACGGCAAGTGGAGAAATAAGGAAAAAGAATATAAAACATGCCTTATCTTATCATCTAGAGGGAGGAAAGAAAATGCTGAGTATCATCATAGGCTTGGTGCTTCTGATGGTTTTGGCCTACATGGGCTGGTCCATCATCTGGGTCGCGCCGATCGTTGCAGGGATCGTTGCACTGCTAAGCGGAATGGACCTGATGCACACCTATACTGAAACCTACATGACCGGCTTCGTCGATTTCGCCAAGAAGTGGTTCCCGATATTCCTATTGGGTGCTGTCTTTGGGAAATTGATGGAAGACACCGGAGCGGCCAAAGCGGTTGCTTTTAAAATCACAAAATTGATCGGGGAGAAGCGTGCAATCCTCGGTGTGCTAGCGGCATCTGCCATTTTGACATACGGCGGCGTCAGCTTGTTCGTTGTGGTATTTGCCATTTATCCGATAGCAGTCGCTTTGTTCAAGGCTGCCAACATTTCAAGGAAATTAATCGCTCCGACAATCGTACTTGGAGCATTCACGTTTACCATGACATCTGTACCTGGAACACCGCAGATTCAGAACTTGATCCCAATGGATTCGTTCCATACCACTCCAATGGCTGGCTCCATCATGGGGATTGCCGGAACGATCGTCATGGCAGTCGGCGGATACTTGTGGCTTGCATACCGCGAGAAAAAAATGAGCGCTGACGGCGACACATTCAAAGAGATTGAAGGGGAAAGAACCTCAGGCGGCGAAATGGATGAGAAGCTGCCAAATTGGATTCTATCATTGATTCCGCTTCTTTTGGTCATCCTATTACTGGACGTTGTCAAACTGGATCCACTTCCTTCATTGCTTGCTGGTATCATTGCTATTTTATTGATTAATTTCATGCAATATAAAAAGTTCATCCCGTCCATTAATGAAGGGGCGAAAGGTTCTGTCATGGCCATCATCAATACGAGTGCTGCCGTAGGATTCGGCGCTGTCGTAACGGCTGTACCAGATTTCAAGAACATCACGGACATGCTTCTTGGGATTTCAGACAACCCGCTCGTTTCGGAATCGTTAATTGTCCAGATTCTTGCGATGATTACAGGTTCTGCTTCAGGCGGTATGGGGATCGCCCTTCAAGCATTGGGACACACGTATTACAGCCTTGCGCAGACGACAGGAATCAGCCCGGAAGCACTTCACAGAATGGCTTCGATTGCATCAGGTGCATCCATCCTGCCGCATAACGGTGCATTGCTGACCTTGTTAGCCGTAACAAGGTCAACACACAAGGACTGCTACAAAGATGTCTTTATGGTGGGGCTTCTCATTCCGACCATTGCCATGATCGTGGGCATCATCTTTGCAAGCATCGGCCTGATCTAACCGCGTTTCGATCTGAAGCTTTTCGGTTATGAAACAATTAAAAACAAAAATTGATAGGAGTTGGAAAGAGTGGTTGAAAATAAAGTAGTCGTCATCACAGGTTCTGCAAGCGGAATCGGATTTGAAATCGGAAAAGAATTTGCTCAAAACGGAAGCAAAGTCGTCTTGACTGACTTAAATGCAGAAGGCGTTGAAAAAGCAGCTGAAGATCTTCGCGGCCAAGGCTTTGATGCCATTGGTTTGAAAGCGGACGTAACAAGCGAAGAAGATATCAAAAACATGATTGAAACTGCCCACAAACATTATGGACGAGTAGACGTTTTGATCAATAACGCTGGACTTCAGCACGTATCACCAATCGAAGAGTTCCCAACTGCAAAATTCGAATTGATGATCAAAATCATGCTGACAGCTCCATTCATCGCAACAAAATATGCTTTCCCAATCATGAAAGAACAAGGATTCGGACGCATCATCAACATTTCTTCCATCAACGGACTTATCGGATTCGCGGGCAAAGCAGCCTACAACAGCGCGAAGCATGGCGTCATCGGTCTGACAAAAGTAGCTGCATTGGAAGCTGCTGCAGACGGTGTCACTGTCAATGCAATCTGCCCAGGATATGTTGACACTCCACTTGTACGCAACCAATTAAAAGACATCGCGACAACTCGCAATGTACCATTGGAAAAAGTACTTGAAGAAGTCATCTATCCATTGGTTCCACAGAAGCGTTTGCTTGATGTAAGCGAAATTGCCGACTATGCTATGTTCTTAGCAAGCGACAAAGCAAAGAGCGTTACTGGCCAGGCAGTCGTCATCGACGGAGGCTACACAGCTCAATAATGATAGAAATGGATTGCCCCTTCACATTGTGGAGGGGTTTTTCTTGATTGATTAGCGGCAGCTGGCCGATATTAGTGTGAAATTGGCTGATATATTTTTGTTTTGGCTGATATAGTGAAAAACAGACTGATATCTTCACGCAGGAGACAAATAAAAGCCCCTTTGTCGTATGACAAAGGGGCTTATTCATGGCCTATGCGCGAAAAATGGCCGGCTATGCGCCAAACAAGGCAGTCTATGCGCGGGAAACCGTCTTCTTTGCATCAGACAATGCATCCTATGCGCGAAAATCGACTGCTTATGCGCCGAAGGCAATCTGCCAGCCATTATCAGTTTCCGCTATAGATGCCGTGGTGCTTCTTCGCACATTTTTTACACGTTTTCTTATCATAGAACTCGTCTTGGTGCATCTTGTTCTCACAGTATTGGCACTTGCGGTATTCTTTCTTCTTAAGGTTGATTGCTTTCATCATTTCCTCGTGGATTTTGTCCACTTTTTCTTCTTCTGGAATCGCGTTGAGCTCCGTCCAGGACAATGCATGAAGCTGTACTTTTTTCGGTACAGGGACACTTCCATCTAAGAAAAATACCGTATATCCCCACTCAAGCCCATCGTCCTTCGCCACCAAGTGGATTTCCGGCTCATCGCAGAATCCTACCAGTTTAAATCGAAGGTAGTGCTTTTTTAAAGAGTCCTGTTCGGACTGAATATATGAATCTTCCACACGCTGGCGGATCCAAGTTGCTGCTCTGGATTTCATTGATTTGGCCATGCCAAAAACCTCCTTTGTTCAAGCAATGCTTCTATTATAACAAACTCAAATTTACTGTAACTGTAAAAGCTTCTGGAAAACGGCTATGATGAAAATAGCTAGTCAAAAGAGGAGGGGGAAACATGATAAAAGCCGTCTTATTTGATTTGGACGGAACACTATTAGACCGGGACGCTTCGGTGTTGAAGTTTATCGCAGACCAGGCAGAAAGACTAGGGATTGCAGATAAAGAAAAGTATATACATAGATTCATTGAACTCGATGCAAGGGGATATGTTTGGAAAGACAAAGTCTATCAGCAGCTGCTGCGTGAATTCGATATTCCGCAAATGACGTGGGAAAATCTATTGGAAGACTACCTTGAGTCGTTTCATAAACATGGCGTTCCGTTTCCAAACTTAATCGAAATGCTTGATGGCTTGAAAGCTGCCGGGCATAAGCTCGGGCTCATTACGAATGGATTCGAAAGGATGCAGATGAGCAATATTCAAGCTCTTGGGATAGCGGATTACTTTGATTGCATCCTGATCTCGGAGCGGGAAGGGATTAAAAAGCCTGATTCCATGATATTTCAAAAAGCGTTGAAAGTGCTTGGAACCGATCCGGCGGAAAGTATTTATATCGGGGACCACCCTGACAATGATATGAAAGCCGCCAAAGCAGTGGGGATGAAGACCATGTGGAAAAAGGATGTACAATGGGAAAGTGCAGAAGCTGATCATGTGATTGATGACTTGGAGGAAGTCTTGGCAATCATTACGAGCGACAAATAACGACAAAAACCGGGTGGTACCTGTCACCTGTAGTGTTACTTACAGAGAAGGCAATCACCCGGTTAATTAACTCCAGTCGACTGGGGGTTTTATGAGCTGCGGCTGGTAGCCAAGTTCTTTCGCAGCTGCCATAATGAATTCTTTACGGAAGAAGTAGCTGTGATGCGCGACGATTTTTCCGTTTTCTACTTCCTGGATTTGAATGTCGTGAATTTCCGGACCATGTTCTCCTTCTGCGAGCACCACAATGACCGGCTTGCCCCACAGGATGAATTCTTTGGCGGAGTGTCCCGGCAAACCGAAGCGGAGCGAGCCCTTCACCATTTCTTCTTTGGAGAATTCCTGGAATCCACTGAATGCTTCATTGTGGGCCTGATCGCTGAATAAACTTAGCATTTTATCGAGATCCCCTGTGTTAAAAGCCTCTAAATACGCTTTGATAGTAGGGTTCAATTGGAACTCTCCCTTGGTCTTAACGTTCATAAAATCCAATGATTCGATTTTCCGCCTCGCCCGCTGTACCGCTGCATAAATCCCGCCTGGTGTACTGCGGACAATGCCTGCTGCTTCCTCTGCGCTGAAACGGAAAACATCCATTAAAAGAAATGCTGCCGTCTGTTTAGGCGGTAAGTGTGAATCCAGAGATATCAAGATTTCCTGCAATGCCAGTTTGTCAGAAAACTCGTAGTGAGCTTCTGATGTTTCATTCAACATGCCAATTTCCCGATTTCTTTTTCTGCACTGATCCAGCCAAGTGTTTGTGGCCATCCTGAATAAATAATATTTCTTATCAGTAATCTCGCTCCATCTTTGGGGAAGCAGCCCGAAAGATTTAATAAGCGTCTCCTGAAAAAGATCTTCTCCGTCCCAAGCTGAACCCGTAATGTATTTGCAGTAATTCCATAGGTCGTTAGAAAACTCTGATACAAGCGCATCAAATGAGTTTTTTACTGAGCGTGCATCATCTACCAGCTGATTCGATATCGTTGTGGTCTGCTCCATTTTTTCGCCTCCAAAAAGTTTCTTTCAATATTAAAACGATTGAATCAGGGGAATTTATACGTAGTATTTAAAATAGTTTACCAAATTTCTATCAATGAAAAATAGGTTTGAAAAAATAAGCATCTTTCATCCCGTTATGTTTCTTCTGGGTGTATAATACAACTATTGTAAAAGGCACTATCCGGCGGTCGACCGTCATCAGCCGGTTTCAAAGGGGAGTTTTAAGTGGTGAAACATAGAGGCTTTATCGTTTATTTAACCGCATTTGCGGCATTTCTTGGTCCGTTTTCTCAGACGATTTATGTTCCGATTATCCCGGACGTCATCAAAGAATTGGATACAAGCCATTTTCTTGTGAATCTGACAATCTCGTTTTATACGATATTTTTAGCCATCATGCAGATGGTGTATGGGCCGATGGCTGACTCAAAAGGGCGAAGGAAAGTCATGCTCACCGGCATCTCTTTCTATTTAGTGGCAACGATCGGCTGCTATTTCTCCAATTCGATTTATTTGCTGCTCTTGTTCCGTTCCTTGCAGGCAGTGGGGATAGCAGCCGGATCGGTTATTGCCGTTACAGTGATCGGCGACTTGTTTGATGGGAAATCCAGATTCAAACCGATGGGGACATTTCAAATGATGGTCTCCTTGGGCCCTGTGGTCGGTCCGGTAGTCGGAGGCTTCCTCGGGGGCTCATTCAATTTTCATACCGTGTTCCTTGCGTTGGCAGCGGTTGGGGTAATCATTTTGGCCGGGAAT
This Falsibacillus pallidus DNA region includes the following protein-coding sequences:
- a CDS encoding DUF4236 domain-containing protein, with amino-acid sequence MGLRFRKSFKIAPGVRMNVSSKSVGFSSGVKGLRYSVNSRTGSRVTASIPGTGLSYSTSGGRSRRTPAYNRQREIAARQREQEKLDQIEAASLAVEAYENTIERIHSIHKEADDPVNWIKVRSSSPPYEKDHGEMGPNEKSAVEKFKNYKPSFIGKLFKQEDKERRKLEEAIEAARAEDDEDYRSWERDRLIATKIIEGDIDAYFEVINEFAPLDDLLEFGSGFEFFAEDPKTMEIEFEVNSASVVPKEQLSLTKTGKLSTKAMTKTRYFDIQQDYVCSCILRIARDLFALLPLNTVYIHALDKRVNTATGYEEEAVILSVKIERKTLNKLNFDGIDCSDSMQNFEHNMKFKKTAGFDKVEKLEVSS
- a CDS encoding GNAT family N-acetyltransferase produces the protein MIELRPMTPEQYEKYLEKAIQKYAQEKTASGNWKAEEALQKSTDEYQRLLPDGVQTENNYLYSAYDGDLNTGIIWIAKKEQAAYIYDVYIFDEYQGKGYGKAVMSEIETKAKELGINKMRLHVFGHNTRARGLYEKIGYQPTNINMEKKL
- a CDS encoding heavy metal-binding domain-containing protein, translating into MLVVTTEKIEGYEIKEVKGACYGLVVRSRGFAGQVTASLRSLVGGEIKEYTQLLEDARKQALDRMTKNAHAMGANAIIMFRFDSGEIGQNMSEIVAYGTAVVAEKSDQQ
- a CDS encoding carboxymuconolactone decarboxylase family protein, which produces MSEQRYQHGLDKLMEYTLTDNKDISTHLKISEALQDIAPDVAKYIIEFAYGDIYFRSGLSNERRALVTISSLVTQGTEPQLELHINTGLTAGLTPKEIVESIIQLIPYTGFPRVLNALNVAKKVFAQRDVQ
- a CDS encoding LysR family transcriptional regulator, with translation MDIRQLTYFLEVARSRSFTKASQVLHLTQPTLSKMVKSLEDELEMDLIDRSARQIELTEAGEIVFEQGQIILESLDHLSMNLNDLMQLKKGRIKIGIPPLIGFLFFPRIIKEFQDLYPDIAIKLIEHGANKVEEEVKDGLIDIGVVVLPIDKEAFDIVPFVKEELMLFVHKDHPLAKKKQVRMRELQEETFILFSEDFALHHWIINECAKAGFQPNIGYESSQWDFISGMIGENLGVSILPYSISKKVDPEVIKAVPIVDPSIPWKLGLILKKGRYVSHASKAFIDVISSLYEK
- a CDS encoding GntP family permease, producing the protein MLSIIIGLVLLMVLAYMGWSIIWVAPIVAGIVALLSGMDLMHTYTETYMTGFVDFAKKWFPIFLLGAVFGKLMEDTGAAKAVAFKITKLIGEKRAILGVLAASAILTYGGVSLFVVVFAIYPIAVALFKAANISRKLIAPTIVLGAFTFTMTSVPGTPQIQNLIPMDSFHTTPMAGSIMGIAGTIVMAVGGYLWLAYREKKMSADGDTFKEIEGERTSGGEMDEKLPNWILSLIPLLLVILLLDVVKLDPLPSLLAGIIAILLINFMQYKKFIPSINEGAKGSVMAIINTSAAVGFGAVVTAVPDFKNITDMLLGISDNPLVSESLIVQILAMITGSASGGMGIALQALGHTYYSLAQTTGISPEALHRMASIASGASILPHNGALLTLLAVTRSTHKDCYKDVFMVGLLIPTIAMIVGIIFASIGLI
- a CDS encoding 3-hydroxybutyrate dehydrogenase; translated protein: MVENKVVVITGSASGIGFEIGKEFAQNGSKVVLTDLNAEGVEKAAEDLRGQGFDAIGLKADVTSEEDIKNMIETAHKHYGRVDVLINNAGLQHVSPIEEFPTAKFELMIKIMLTAPFIATKYAFPIMKEQGFGRIINISSINGLIGFAGKAAYNSAKHGVIGLTKVAALEAAADGVTVNAICPGYVDTPLVRNQLKDIATTRNVPLEKVLEEVIYPLVPQKRLLDVSEIADYAMFLASDKAKSVTGQAVVIDGGYTAQ
- a CDS encoding HAD family hydrolase — translated: MIKAVLFDLDGTLLDRDASVLKFIADQAERLGIADKEKYIHRFIELDARGYVWKDKVYQQLLREFDIPQMTWENLLEDYLESFHKHGVPFPNLIEMLDGLKAAGHKLGLITNGFERMQMSNIQALGIADYFDCILISEREGIKKPDSMIFQKALKVLGTDPAESIYIGDHPDNDMKAAKAVGMKTMWKKDVQWESAEADHVIDDLEEVLAIITSDK
- a CDS encoding sigma-70 family RNA polymerase sigma factor; the protein is MEQTTTISNQLVDDARSVKNSFDALVSEFSNDLWNYCKYITGSAWDGEDLFQETLIKSFGLLPQRWSEITDKKYYLFRMATNTWLDQCRKRNREIGMLNETSEAHYEFSDKLALQEILISLDSHLPPKQTAAFLLMDVFRFSAEEAAGIVRSTPGGIYAAVQRARRKIESLDFMNVKTKGEFQLNPTIKAYLEAFNTGDLDKMLSLFSDQAHNEAFSGFQEFSKEEMVKGSLRFGLPGHSAKEFILWGKPVIVVLAEGEHGPEIHDIQIQEVENGKIVAHHSYFFRKEFIMAAAKELGYQPQLIKPPVDWS